CATGACCGGCCAGCCGCCAGCCCTCGTCGGCGTTTTCCAGCCAGCCCTCTTCCCAAAGCTGGAGATGCCAGCGCTCCAGCAACGGGGTAAAGCAGGCATCCAGACGCAGCTCGCGACAGCGCGACGCAATCTGCCAGCTGGCCGGGTCGGTAAACCCGCTACGCTGCAGCGCGTGCAGCATCAGCTGTGGCGCCAGACTGGCGCTTTCCGCCAGAAACGCCGCCAGCGAAGCCAGCCGCGCCGGTTCCGGTAAATTTCCGGCCGCCTGCCGGACGGCATGCTGCCAGTCAGCGGATAACTCATCAGGTAAATGGTTTGTCACTTCTCCCCCCTGCCTGTGGCGGTCAGTCACTGCGTCAGCCGCGCTGCTCCTGTCGCCGGTGCCGGTGCAACCCGGGTTGTATTTCTGTGGCAGTTGACCTGCCACAGGACTCTCAGACACGGCCCACTCCGATGATAATGATTTTTATTTAGCTTTATCGTGCAATGTTCATCCGTGCTGTGCAACCGTTTTCGCCGCTGCCGTCAGTCAAATCCTGGTAATCAGCGCCAACAAAACAGTCCCCCGTATCGTTACTGGTGAAAACATCCGTTCGTAAAACGTCACTGCGGCGGAGCAGAAGCAGAAGCAGAAGCAGAAGCAGAAGCAGAAGCAGAAGCAGAAGCAGGGTGGTGTCAGCCAGTGAGCAGATGCAATGCCTGGTTTTGCTACAATTTGCGCCGATTTTTTACACAGTCATTATAAATTAAAGGAAGTCAAAATTTCAGAACTGGCGCAGGCACCGCAGCATTAAGAACGATACGTTGAGATTATAAAGGTTGAAAATAATGAGCTTTCTGAAAATTAAGGATTTCCCTGCATTGATATCATCTTTGTTTATCTCAAAATCAGGAGACTATGCCTATGAGGTTGCATTCGTTTTTATAGTACTGGAAACCACCCGAAATGATTATTTCCAGGTAGGTGTGGTTTACTTTTTCCGTTTTATTCCATTTCTGTTTTTTGGGCCCGTTGGCGGTTGGCTGGCAGACAATGGCCGACTTAAGAAGAACTTATTGCTTAGTGAATGGGTGAGGCTGACTGTTTCTCTCCTCCTCTTTTTCACTTATCTTAACGGGGCTATTACCATTGTCATTCTGTGCATTGCCTCTGTTTTTACAACTACAGGCCGCAGCATCTTTCAGCCGAGTTTCCAGACTGCGATACCCCGAGTTGTTGGTGATGGTGATCTTACTCGTGCAAACAGCATTGCACAGGTAGCGGAAGAAACCGCCACGGTCGCTGGTCCACTGGCCTGTTCGCTTATCCTGTTAATTGCTGATAAAGCCTGGGTATTGATGTTCAACGCCCTGACTTATTTTATATCTGCACTCATTATTATTACGCTTGATGATTTTCGCCAACACCCACGCACTCCTTTCCATATATCAAAGGCATACCGGGAAACCAGTTCGTGTATCAAAAAGATGTATCACTCAGGCCATGAGCTCTTCATTTCTATTATCGGCTCAGCGGTGTGCATTTTATTTACAGGTTCAGTGCTTCGCTTTGTGATTCCGGCGATTGCGGTAAACTCAGATAAAAGTGAGATCTTCACCAGCTACCTGTTTTCTCTGATGGCAGCCGGAACCATTCTCGGCGGGTTGCTTTACAGCCGAACTGTACACCGGGTAACGCCTGATAAATTGATGTTTTTTTGGTTTGTTTATGGCCTTCTGATGCTGACCATGTCCCTGGCAACACGTTCTTCACTCTCCTTACTTTTACCGCTATCCTTTGTGTTGGGAGTCTGTGGAGCATTTGTTGATATAACGCTGGTGACGACCATACAGTTACACTCAGAACAAGAAAACATCGGAAAAAACTTTGGTGTTTTCTCAACACTCGCCAACACCGCTGAAGCTGCATCAGGATTAATGTCAGGACTGATTGCCACCGTAAGCCTGATGATTTCCTTTACGATAATGACATCATTAATAGCGCTGACAGGGCTGAGTGGAATGGTGTTGCTTTCAAAAAAAAGGGCCGCTCATAAAAAAAGTCCCTGACCCACAGAGACGAATAAATCAACTGAACAGCCATAAAAAACCAAAATAAGAAATGTCTCTTCCCCCCAGACATCCTGAGCATAACCCCCACCCCCCAACCTCAAACAGGCCACCACACAGCCCATTTTTAGGGAAGGCAGCGGGATGAGCCCGGAGCGGCTTATGCCGCGCAGGGTCGCCCGCTGACAGGCCCGGGAATCTCGATCAAACAGACAACACGCCCTTAAATCCCTACGCACTAAGCCCTAAGCCCTTCCCAAACAGGCCACCCCACAGCCCATTTTTAGGGAGGGCTGCAGGATGAGCCCGGAGCGGCTTATGCCGCGCAGGGTCGCCCGCTGACAGGCCCGGGAATCTCGATCAAACAGACAACACGCCCTTAAATCCCTACGCCCTAAGCC
This portion of the Erwinia sp. E602 genome encodes:
- a CDS encoding MFS transporter; the encoded protein is MSFLKIKDFPALISSLFISKSGDYAYEVAFVFIVLETTRNDYFQVGVVYFFRFIPFLFFGPVGGWLADNGRLKKNLLLSEWVRLTVSLLLFFTYLNGAITIVILCIASVFTTTGRSIFQPSFQTAIPRVVGDGDLTRANSIAQVAEETATVAGPLACSLILLIADKAWVLMFNALTYFISALIIITLDDFRQHPRTPFHISKAYRETSSCIKKMYHSGHELFISIIGSAVCILFTGSVLRFVIPAIAVNSDKSEIFTSYLFSLMAAGTILGGLLYSRTVHRVTPDKLMFFWFVYGLLMLTMSLATRSSLSLLLPLSFVLGVCGAFVDITLVTTIQLHSEQENIGKNFGVFSTLANTAEAASGLMSGLIATVSLMISFTIMTSLIALTGLSGMVLLSKKRAAHKKSP